AGATGGAgatgtattaaattatcaaatccaTTGTAAAGCATACCAGTCAAAAAAGATCCAATCTAAAACTAGCagcccctaaaaaaaatttgcaaattgaaataaagaaattgtactattgttaatttttcatgCCATTATATTCatctattaaattattgattaacgTGATACAATCTATTCACTTTGACAAAACaatattgtaattcaataatctaACACAGACCCAATTGTGGCTAACTAGTTTCACATTGTCCACTAAATACTAAGCATTTCAAAGCAATTATAAGttctcattgattattttttatgttctttaaaatgaggggtataatagtaatgttattataaaatgattccattccattcctttcaaTGTCACTCCCAAACGGTGTTACTTacttttcattccattccattcctttattttataacatccaaacaagatttttaaatcacattccattccattccattcttttccctACTATATCCATTACATTctattctattccattccattcctttaatgatcattccattccattccattccattccattcctttataaactcccaaacggaccctaagaaATTCATTAATTATGTCCATATCTTATCAAAGGAAAATCCATTAGTGGCTGGCAAAACAAATCCCAACCGAAACTCGCAAACAGCGCAAAGCAATGTTTTGTCACTATACAGCAAGGGCAGGTAGGCAAATGATAAGCAGTGCAAAGCAGGTGGTGATGCTCACCCAGGCGCGCACGTTAGCATCTCCACCCACACCTCTCTCATCGCACCCCACTAACGTACGCCTCGTACCCGAACCCAACCGCTCCTTCGTAACCATGACCACCAATAACGACGACCCTCACGAGGTCGACGCAATATTTCAGCGAAAGCACTCGCTCCGATCCAAATTACGCAAGGACCTCAAGAATATGGACCCAATCCGGAGATCCGAAGAAGGTCCGAAAAACTTCTAATTTATCCAATTGACTTTAAACTGTTTGTATTTTTGCctcaatgaaaattttattttattattgtgaaCTTATGACTCCATGCCACGTGACAGTAAAGAAATGCCCGTGTGTTAACGTGTCTTGATAGGGCTATCGTTGTGGAATTTGTAAACTAAAACAACGTTGCATTTACgtttggtttttcattttcagataaTGCCATTCAGAGTATTGTATTAGAAGCTCCATGGTTTAAGGCTAGTAAGAGTTTATGTGCTTATATTAGCTGTGCTGCTTTAAGAGAGGTTGACACATCAAGAATTGTGTCACAAGTTTTATCCAAACCAACCCAAGGTGCGTTTTCggttttccattgaattttttcTGTCATTGACATTTTGGCATGTGAGATTAATGCTGAGTCGATTTAAGTTGAGGAAATGAGAAAAGTTCAAGGaagaccaaaaataacattagtagaagtagTTAAAAAGGacatatcaattaaaaaataacaaaaactataaCTTTAGATAtaatagaatggaggaaaagaatacatTTGGTGGACCTTATTGAGAATTCATGACCAaccctaaaaaaattttgagactaaGGTTTTATTGTTGTATATTGAAAGGGCTACTTTTATAAAAGCAGGAATAGTACTGAAATACAAGTATAGTACAAGATTAAAATAGTGAAGTACAATAGTACAACGGACTTGAGCGTATTGGGATTAGTATTCTAAAGCATTATCTAATGAATAATCGTTTAGAAATTCTCACTAGATATCATGATTTGGCCAATATGATTGAAACACAATTTTCAATAGTTATTAAGATGATCTTGCATTGGATTTCATATTACAGTAGGCAAGTAGTGTTCAAGCTCTTAGTTCATATTCTATGTTACACACTTACATATGGACATTGCATGTATGTGTTGTTATTTGTTACACTTTTAGAGATTGTTACAGTGgatttttaacttaaaaaggGTAATTTGCAGAACAGAAAAAGCTTTATGTTCCTCGTGTGGAGGACAGGAATAGCAACATGAGAATGCTAAAGATTTCGAGTGTTGATGATCTGATTATAAATTCGATGAACATTTTGGAACCATCTCTAGTAGATTGTGATGGGAAACAACGTGAAGATGGTACATTGTTTCTATCTTTGCTAATCTATTTTCTTGTACCCAATGTGAAAATTCACTTTacctttaaaaaatgaaaattagcaTTACTATTTGTTCTTGTTGCTCATCATTTCCTAATCTTCATTACTCTACATGGGTCACTTGTGTGAATCTATTTGCATTACTGATGCTTAATGCTAGTATGTCCTTTGAGCTTTCTTTGTTTCCTGTTGTACACCAATATGACAGGGCAACTTGGActcagtaataatttttcgtttAAAACTCATCAGTTGACATGTGGTGCAAATAGATTTCTGGTATGACACCATCAGAGGGATCATGGTTCTGCTTAAATTTCCTCATGTAGAGGGATCAGTATCCTGATACGGATGCAGCAATTACAACGTAAAAATGTTGGATTTACACATTCGAAGTCATGCAGAGTTCGCCACATATTAGATATAGTGGGCCAATTCTGTATTGGCATGAAGCTCAATAGTCAAGAAGCCTTCCGTTGCATTGAGAACTGTATTTACAGTATGTATTAGTAATTTTTCAAGACTAAATAGGTGGGTTTTCAGCTTTCCATGTTGATCATCAATCAGACATGTAATTTTGCTTTGAGAAATTAGATTACTTAATCAATCAGTGAAtgaccaaaattttctttttaaatatcaattCTCTGGTACTCTGCTGCCAGATTAGTTTACATTTAAGGAGGCTGATGATGCcatcttttatattttctctctctctctctctctcttgcctATGAGACCTAGCTAAAATGACAGGCCCTTCTTCCATAAGAATGGGTGGAGcatgaggttgtgggttcaaaatcCACAAGGTGCATATCTAAATTACCACATTAAAcagaaattctctctctctctctctctctctctctcagactTCTTTCAATTTTACAATGTGGGGCCATTCTTCTTCACCATGATATAATTAAACTGTAGCTTCTTCCTGAAGTTGATAATTCATTTTTGGTGCGgttggtaaaagctgttaatTATCTGAGTGAAATATTTGTTGCAGTTATGGAGGCAAGCAATCCAGTTGATTTGTTCATCTTACCTGGTCATTCTTTTTCACCCTTTCTCTTGGTTGCCTACCAGTACTAGATGCATAGGGAGGCCTCTAATATATTTCCGTTGTCTCATTTCACTTCTTATTCTGCCAGGGCTTGCATTTGACAGATCTGGAAGACGTTTGGGCCGTAGTGGGGGGTAGGTTGATGTGTCTCTTTTTAtgtttaactatttttttattagttagcaGTAATAATATTGGGGGCCATGGCCACTAAAACCCTCTATATCAGctttgttgatttttctttgttagttttatgttttaacATTGATTAAGAATATATTTCACTTAAATTGCCATTAATAAACTTGCAAAGAACTAGGTCAACAAAAGTTACAGCCATCTCAACGACACTGCTTGCCAGTACTTACCGTCACTTTTGGTGCTTTATTTGTTCATGATCTTTGAGCAATGGACTCATATATGATTAGTTTGACCAAAAATAGATAATCAGAATGGAAATATGGATGATATAATTGATGAGAAAGTGTTGAACCCCCAAACACATTTAGGGTCTAGAAATAGAGACATGACCATACAGGCACTCTGttgcatatatataaatatctgGTCTAGTTTTGTATCTTACATTCTTACTTCAACGCATTGTCAAATCTGAAAGCTACTATGATTTGTTCCTGAAGAAGTACCAAGAGcttgcaaagcagcggaaatgGAAGCAGCCCCTCCTCGGTAAATACCCACTGCTGTTGATTGTTTGAATAATTCCTTAGTAACTATGTAGCTACATCGTTATGTTTG
This genomic stretch from Quercus lobata isolate SW786 chromosome 3, ValleyOak3.0 Primary Assembly, whole genome shotgun sequence harbors:
- the LOC115978672 gene encoding 5-formyltetrahydrofolate cyclo-ligase, mitochondrial-like isoform X2 gives rise to the protein MFCHYTARAGRQMISSAKQVVMLTQARTLASPPTPLSSHPTNVRLVPEPNRSFVTMTTNNDDPHEVDAIFQRKHSLRSKLRKDLKNMDPIRRSEEDNAIQSIVLEAPWFKASKSLCAYISCAALREVDTSRIVSQVLSKPTQEQKKLYVPRVEDRNSNMRMLKISSVDDLIINSMNILEPSLVDCDGKQREDVMEASNPVDLFILPGLAFDRSGRRLGRSGGSTKSLQSSGNGSSPSSLHYHILCRLWMKEL
- the LOC115978672 gene encoding 5-formyltetrahydrofolate cyclo-ligase, mitochondrial-like isoform X1 — encoded protein: MFCHYTARAGRQMISSAKQVVMLTQARTLASPPTPLSSHPTNVRLVPEPNRSFVTMTTNNDDPHEVDAIFQRKHSLRSKLRKDLKNMDPIRRSEEDNAIQSIVLEAPWFKASKSLCAYISCAALREVDTSRIVSQVLSKPTQEQKKLYVPRVEDRNSNMRMLKISSVDDLIINSMNILEPSLVDCDGKQREDVMEASNPVDLFILPGLAFDRSGRRLGRSGGYYDLFLKKYQELAKQRKWKQPLLVALSYSLQIVDEGAIAVTSNDISVDALVSPAGFIPMSPAALDRG
- the LOC115978672 gene encoding 5-formyltetrahydrofolate cyclo-ligase, mitochondrial-like isoform X3; this encodes MFCHYTARAGRQMISSAKQVVMLTQARTLASPPTPLSSHPTNVRLVPEPNRSFVTMTTNNDDPHEVDAIFQRKHSLRSKLRKDLKNMDPIRRSEEDNAIQSIVLEAPWFKASKSLCAYISCAALREVDTSRIVSQVLSKPTQEQKKLYVPRVEDRNSNMRMLKISSVDDLIINSMNILEPSLVDCDGKQREDVMEASNPVDLFILPGLAFDRSGRRLGRSGGTKSLQSSGNGSSPSSLHYHILCRLWMKEL